The Vespa velutina chromosome 4, iVesVel2.1, whole genome shotgun sequence genome has a window encoding:
- the LOC124948608 gene encoding apoptosis-resistant E3 ubiquitin protein ligase 1 isoform X7 gives MQMDVMSLEDVYWVEDTAAQATLGKDLQRWIQARQALPTSKRDLETLKADLWSAVVKNSQHQDAWTWGGMLVVSVSVAGLVTLAAMTQPALAPEAKHSLLQYVTGKYLLPSNCRVHFEWEEPQLVGETMTFTVKFYQRNGQPYPICDKDNLIVEVTEGSRRVATLIELGGTDPLAANTAVVKFTVRHAGQYKIAVLIGSCHVHGSPFLKNFLPGPPDPNKTVFVRQSSTVVCTAGIAHSMTIEPRDEYNNLCIFGPGEKPTKGYDVNIIQQIGNHAEKGSVIDYSIHLDYDSPNQRVRLKVSFPKGGCYHATVSLAGLQLHNGDFDIIVLESSVARLVHSNVASKDPDICYVAKLLGMQGERFSKPKKVFCYISPKQLTIKEYLLKFIPKRLVTFRLCPSTKFHFDCLNNHHEGYHSFSIDDGCQPPVELISLYRDIIAATFTLFLLKNIGGSETFADKQDFFYHEVRKHHQKYYHEKLSMKVQRDKLLESSMKATKGFSVSDWCRNFEITFQGEQGVDWGGVRREWFELICAALFDPGNGLFASFGESQQALVHPNSKRPAHLKLKHYEFAGRIVGKCLYESALGGSYRQLVRARFTRSFLAQIIGLRVHYKVKYFEQDDPDLYLSKVKYILENDVEEMELYFVEEEYDKDGQLLKVAELIPGGSKVRVTNDTKLRYLDALAQHRLASSIRNEVDHFLRGLNELIPDNLLGIFDENELELLLCGTGEYNVADLRTHHIANGSSPEFLRVLDWFWTAVSNFTREEMARLLQFTTGCSQLPPGGFQQLSPRFQITAAPTFANLPTAHTCFNQLCLPDYECYDHFERALLLAISEGTEGFGMI, from the exons ATGCAAATGGACGTTATGTCTCTGGAAGATGTATATTGGGTGGAGGACACTGCGGCACAAGCCACGCTTGGCAAGGATCTACAACGATGGATTCAGGCCAGGCAGGCATTACCCACTTCGAAGAGAGATTTAGAAACTTTAAAGGCGGATCTATGGAGTGCTGTTGTAAAAAACAGTCAACATCAAGACGCTTGGACATGGG GTGGAATGTTAGTAGTATCCGTGTCAGTAGCTGGTTTAGTTACTCTGGCTGCTATGACGCAGCCTGCATTAGCACCAGAAGCTAAGCATTCTCTTTTGCAATATGTTactggaaaatatttattaccgaGCAACTGTCGTGTCCATTTTGAGTGGGAAGAGCCACAACTTGTAGGAGAAACAATGACTTTTACTGTAAAg TTCTATCAACGAAATGGTCAACCATATCCGATCTGCGACAAGGATAATCTCATTGTGGAAGTGACAGAAGGCTCGCGGAGAGTAGCTACTCTAATAGAATTAGGAGGTACCGATCCTTTAGCTGCAAATACTGCAGTAGTGAAGTTCACCGTCCGCCATGCTGGACAATACAAAATAGCTGTACTTATTGGATCATGTCACGTTCACGGCAGTccatttcttaaaaattttctgcCTG GACCTCCAGATCCAAATAAAACCGTCTTCGTACGTCAAAGTTCTACGGTCGTTTGTACAGCTGGTATTGCACATTCAATGACAATAGAACCACGAGATGAATATAATAACTTATGCATATTTGGCCCCGGCGAAAAACCCACTAAAGGGTACGATGTCAATATTATTCAG CAGATAGGTAATCATGCGGAAAAAGGATCGGTTATAGATTACTCGATTCATCTCGACTACGATTCTCCAAATCAGAGAGTTCGATTGAAAGTTAGCTTTCCAAAAGGTGGTTGTTATCATGCGACTGTTAGCCTCGCAGGATTACAATTACACAATGGAGACTTTGACATTATCGTTCTGGAAA gTTCAGTTGCAAGATTGGTTCATAGTAATGTTGCTTCTAAAGATCCAGATATATGCTACGTTGCTAAATTATTAGGTATGCAAGGTGAAAGATTCTCTAAGCCAAAAAAAGTCTTTTGTTATATATCACCAAAGCAATTAACGATCaaggaatatttattaaaattcattcctAAAAGACTTGTTACTTTTAGACTATGTCCTTCGACTAAG TTTCATTTTGACTGTTTGAACAATCATCACGAGGGATATCATTCGTTTTCAATAGACGACGGATGTCAACCACCTgtcgaattaatttctttatatcgcGATATAATAGCCGCTACCTTTACAttgtttcttcttaaaaatatcGGTGGTAGCGAGACCTTCGCCGATaaacaagattttttttatcacgaaGTTCGAAAACATCACCAGAAATATTATCATGAGAAACTTTCAATGAAAGTGCAACGAGACAAACTTTTAGAATCG TCGATGAAAGCTACTAAAGGATTTTCAGTGAGCGATTGGTGCAGAAACTTTGAAATAACGTTTCAAGGCGAACAAg GAGTTGACTGGGGTGGTGTACGCCGTGAATGGTTCGAATTGATCTGCGCGGCTTTATTTGATCCAGGAAATGGTTTGTTTGCATCGTTTGGTGAATCCCAACAAGCTTTGGTACATCCTAACAGCAAACGACCGGCTCATCTTAAGTTAAAGCATTACGAATTCGCTGGTCGTATAGTTGGCAAATGTTTATACGAATCGGCACTCGGAGGATCGTATCGACAGTTGGTACGAGCAAGATTTACAAGATCTTTTCTTGCACAAATTATAGGTCTTAGAGTGCATTATAAGGTAAAG TATTTCGAACAAGATGATCCCGATTTATATTTgagtaaagtaaaatatattcttgaaAATGATGTGGAAGAAATGGAATTGTATTTTGTTGAAGAGGAATACGATAAGGACGGTCAATTATTAAAG GTAGCAGAATTAATTCCTGGAGGTAGTAAAGTACGCGTTACCAATGATACGAAACTTCGGTATCTAGACGCGTTAGCGCAACACAGACTCGCTAGTTCAATTCGCAACGAAGTCGATCACTTTTTACGTGGTCTCAACGAACTCATTCCAGACAACCTATTAGGCatattcgatgaaaatgaattagaa TTACTGTTATGCGGAACCGGTGAATATAACGTAGCAGACCTACGGACACATCACATAGCTAATGGAAGTTCTCCAGAATTTCTACGTGTCCTTGATTGGTTTTGGACGGCAGTAAGTAATTTTACACGAGAAGAAATGGCACGATTACTTCAGTTTACTACCGGTTGTTCTCAATTACCACCTGGCGGATTTCAACAACTAAGTCCACGCTTTCAAATAACAGCGGCTCCTACATTCGCGAATTTACCTACAGCTCATACGTG tttcaATCAACTCTGCTTACCCGATTACGAGTGCTACGATCATTTCGAACGAGCGTTGTTATTAGCGATCAGTGAAGGTACCGAAGGTTTTGGTATGATCTAA